CGAGCAGGTGTAGCCCGAAGGAGAAAACGTagagaaaggagcaccgaggcaggcaagcggtgtggtgggagattacccctcacgaaactcaccggccaatatgtatgaaatggactttagtagattgagtttctccctttcattcctaaccttgcgtggccttgGAGGTCATactataccatatggttgaatttgtcttgacagtcactTTCATACTGGGTATTCAAATATATagcgttccattaaaaaaactaaaagtcaccctcgtttcaaggaaaatattgcgaacaccaaaaattcagataccgtattgtgttggatataaaaaacagtaagagttttcctccttcagtttttttttcaaatacttaacattttcgagaatcctgtataagaatatcaggtatagccgctgcggagtaccgcacggcccgaccagtcgagccggtgctgggcggcgcagcgtcaactttcggcaatttttacagggccaattttaaaatgaccatattttttaaaatttgtccaacaaggggaaggatagaactatatacttattttttacatttgtaaaATCGcgccatttgtttaaaataattgcacaaaaatggttctttttttttttaactgaaataattttttcttaaaacttcaatgtcttctctataagcaccgtaaactTCATCTCCaaccgtttactacttccatagctataatgtattgaaaaaaagttagcacttaactacaaacagctgtaaaatcgacgtttttcaaaattttcacaaatcctttaaggtacgtttaaatatcactgaagactacaacatattcaaatttcagcaatctacgaaaacttaatccaaaatctgtccgagttcgcatggaatgacccAGAAGCAATAAGTTACTCTATAATGTTATAATGTTTTAGACCATTTCGGGGCTGAAATTGGAGGACACATTTTTGAAGAGGACATACGATTATGATGATTTAGCACAAATATTTGTTAATCAATAGACTAGTCgacaattaataaattaataaaaacatgtTTATTCACCTGCTATATTCCCCTTAAAAGTGTACCAGGTATATTTATAAATGCATAGAAGAATATTAACGTCGAAAGGAAATCAACTGAATTATTGATTACACATTTTTAGAAATATGCATCCACCGTGGACATTCTTTCACTTTCACTCACTGCTCCTACAGCACACGCAAGGAGAGTTTGCACATCCTGAGGTTCATTTCCACCGAAAACATAGCCGTTAGCTTTGTCCACAGCATTTTTCACTTGTAATAACAATGCTTGATTAGAAATATCCAACGGTATAAAACAGACGAGACTATAATCTTCTATTAGCGACACAAAAGCTGCATTTAGTTTCTTATACCTGAAACACAAAACGTTTTATACGCATCAAAAGTATTGTGACAATTATTCATGTGAAAAATATCGAATGTAAACATACTTTGACGTAAATGGATCCTCATCGAGTTTATCtaacaaataatttaaatcgagaACTTCTGTATAAAAGTCTATATTAAAGGCTAGGCAGTGACTAAATCTCTTCATTTCGTCGAACTTTGACATAATATTAACATGAGGTAGGCCTAACTTCAACATGGTCGTCGTGCAAAGGATTAAGGatgataaatattttcctataatcaGAAATGCTAATGTCACGTGTCAACGCATAAATCTACTTCTGAGAATGTAACGTATATAATCACCAGCGTTGCTACAATGATGAGAGTCTACAAGGTGTACGCTGCATAGCCTAACTAGATTCTGTCCCAATTTTTCAGCAATCGCACTGATCGATTTATGATGCGTGTATAATTCAACCTGTCGATGAATATCACGCTACAGCCAAAGAATGTAACGAATTTCATAATAACGTTTACGGAGTATATGTACCTGTCCCGGACAATCGAAAATGAGATAGTAATCCTTTAAGTTTAAAACTCTTGTAATTAGCCATTGTACGTTAGCTTCTAAGAATTCCATACAGTAAACCAGAGCTCCATTTGGCCCAAGCCCGTAATGTAACATTGCTTCTTCGTGTTTTATTAATTCGGATACATCTATTGCTGGTTTATATTCCATGTTTTCATTTGCTGGATCTGAATGCACATGAATAATGAACTCACGGGAAAAATAGAAAAGTCAAATGCTTATTTGTCAATTGGCACTGGTTTTTACCAATATTAATAACGGCTACTTTTCTGCCAAGTTTCTCTAAAAATTTGGACATAGCATGGCAGTAAGTGGTTTTTCCACTCCCGGGTGGGCCGATAACTAACTGACCAAATATTAAACTCATATTTGTACTCTGAACTTATGGCATCACCACGCTGCAAATTTCTTTACAGCTGCGACAATAGCATTAAAGGTATCTTTATCGTAATGTTTTAACGATAGTGAAATTAATAATGGTTTGTCTGCGTTAATTTGATCTGCTATATATCGAGCAGCTGCCACAACTTCAATGTCATCCTTTCCAAACAGTAttctaaaaataatatttgtttatttactgCAAGGAACTGGTTTCAATTATAAGGATACATACACTGTAAAATAATGGCAAAATTACTTACTTTGTGGAATATACGCTGTTGTTGAATGGAAGTAACGCCGGTCCCTGAGATACGGCTATCAATGATCCAAACTTTTTAATGTGCGTGGCAATGAGCAATATGCGATtactaaaaataaatataaatacatacatatctTTGATTCAATGCTTGTGAATAGAATAATGGTATTTTCAAGCAATGGAAATGCATATATTCCCTATTACCTGTAAATCCTCAAAGCAATATCAGTGTGGTGACCATGTGTAACAATGGCACAAGCATAATTTTGCATAGTTTCTGTTTCTCCCTCTACAACTGAAATAGTATATATCTATTTACAGTGAAATCAATACTACTAATGACGAAATAACTCGTTAAACAAGCTATACTTACATCGCATTAAAAGTACATACGTTGAACAATTCCTGCTTAGTTGGTGTagatcatagacatatatagacagagcgtaagctgaggggggtgtaagattcgcggtaaggggagcgatacaggcaaatcgggcaacgcagtggttatgtataccgaatgcttccgaacctaacccgacgtcgggccgacgtgcctgtatctgacttctgccttttcccctccaagcctaccgtttcCCTCGCCACAAGTCaaagcttctgctccgtctatatatgtccaTGGCGTaggtgcgcgaggtgggggaaatactcgagggaacccgtccccgatctggcatcacaggcttAGTGTTggccaggggggccaagcttccctcttacgaaagttgaagcagagtttgtagtgcctcctaccaatgaggtgcgtactaaactgtgaatgtgtgaattgggacgtatgtgtatgtgtatacgtgtaatgcaccgtttactttaaaacctgtccacggatcgtcgcgccagcgacacgtatgcagcagatagaaggatatacaaagaaattgaatatattttcttttcctaagaaaagaagaaatattcaatttcaatgtttatccttctatctgctgcatacgcgtcactgacgcgacaatccatggtcaggcggcattagaaagggtaaactagggaaagtgaggacacttcctcgtgtctgcgccaaacatttctaaatgacgacggtcgtcatggtaacatttcaccaacgtcgaaaggttgcgtgtcgtgctcactgatacacgtaggtatgtgtatGTGatatacctagcgcctcctaccaataaggtgctaactaaacgggaaaacttcagccaaacaaagacggcttggcccccctggtgttggctagaaccgtgatttgtgaatcacgagtgatccgatcacgttcgttccgaataacggtgatttttcacagtgatccgtgattttcgtgatcgcttctgattggtgcaggcagaacggTGAtccgtgatcgcttctgattggtgcaggcagaacggTGATCCGTGATTGcctctgattggtgcaggcagaacagtgatcgcttctgattggtggagagtataactgctctttgcacgcacCACATAACCTGTATATTCTATATTAACGACGTCAAAACAGAAATGCAAGTTACATCGAGTGAATTatattgaataaattaataatgatGAATTGCAAAGGTAAGTTTAATTTTAGATTTCTGTAGACTtcattctataaaaaaaatatatctatCTACAAAATAACATTTGTTGCGTGGCCTTAGGGGACTAGTAGCCTTCTGGTGGGGAATTCAGGCGCGGGACAACGTCCGTGGAACGCTAAGGCGTTCTGCTCCCTGGACACGGATTTTTagagataaaaataataatgtaaggaaacgatttgaacacaaacaactaataaatttaatgaactcaatgaatttaaacaatacaaataagaatttcgctaGATTTATAATTGCACGTCCGTTCACTTTCGCTCTCGGGGTTCAAGTGCCCTTTCAAACGCAAAcgcttttacatcttttgttctttacaagatgtccttaaaatctaagagccaataaaatatttactaactaaattctcattggtgaatctatttccttcacagttattgatttttagaatcaagcgtttaacaacattgctctggaattacatctaggagaagggatcaaagtgcagttcatttattcaaacacccgtttccaagcggttattgattaatttataatcttgaagttttctcattaaaagaatctctaactattttctaacccctcgggcttgtgcgaacttcgctttGTTTCCGTTTCCTATTACACTCGTATGATCCGTTTTGAACTTCGCGCTTGGTTAAGATCTTGACATGTGGATTGATTTTCGTTGAAGTCGACTTTACAGAGGATTGCGTCTCCTCTCCCGTTAACACAGTCACGGACGGCCATGAGGTTGGCCCCACAAGCTTACGCTGGGAAACCATATCCTCCCCCGCCAACATGACACCACATTCCCCAGACGACAGAGCCGCTGATCCGTCCCGCCTCACGGATCCAGGGGTTACCAACCTGAGCGGAGTCTCTTGACAGAAGACCTTTCCGTTAGCCAACAGGCCAGGCAGAGCCCTGGCACCCGCGTCCTGGAGGATACGCACATCCTCTTTCCTAAGGCACGGGGATACTTGATGCCCTTCACCGCAGTCCATCAGCTCCATCAAGTATGCCATATCCCCGGTGCCTTCAGAGAGCAATCCTCCTCTCGTTACAATTTCTATTTCTCCTGCATCTGTAGTATGGCActcgtcgctgtcgctgtccGTAGAGTAGTGGTCTGTATTTGTGTCCTTAGAATATATTTCAACTTCATCAACATTGCGTAATTTACCATATGTTAAAAAAACTTTGGCTAAAGCCTGCTCATTTCTTTCTGTTGTAGGGTAactttcgtcctcgtcgttgacTCTCTCGGCATCTACAGGCGGCGGATCGTTGGGCCCTACGACATCCTCCTGCAGCTGCCCAGAAGAAAACGTGTCGGTTTCGTCTATTCTGATATGATGATTTATAGGAACTGTGTCTATAGAAGACGGGATTTGATCGCACTCAAGAGATTTAGAAGGGTTGCGAGATAGGGCATCGGCGTTGGAATTAGTTTTCCCAGGTTTGTAGACGATGGTATAGTCATATTCATTTAGCTTAATTCGCCACCTCATAAGACGGGAGGTGGGATCTTTTACATTGTGTAACCATATTAGTGGTCGATGATCAGTAACTAAAGtgaatttatttccatataGGTACGGTCGAAAATGTTTAACGGCGAAAACAACAGCTAATAGTTCCTTCTCGATGGTGGAATAATTGATTTCGGCTCCAGAAAGAGTTCTCGAAGCGAACGCGATTGGAAGGTCTTTGCCGATTTGACCTTGGCTTAACACAGCTCCAAGAGCGTAATTAGAAGCGTCTGTCGTGACAATGAAGGGTATTTGGAAATTGGGGAACTGTAAGATAGGTTTGGAACAGATGCTATCCCGTAAATTTTCGAAAGCACTTTGTGCATTGTGATTCCAGATAAGAGGAACGTCTGCTTTTAAAAGTTGAGTTAGCGGTTTGGCGATTTTAGCCATTTGAGGAATAAATCGACGGTACTACCCGATGAGCCCTAAAAACTGTTTGATATTCTTTTTAGTTTTGGGGACTGGAAAGTTCTTTACCGCCTCAATCTTAGTGGGGTCGGGTTTTACCCCTTCTGTTGAAATGACATGGCCCAGATAGGATACCTCACGTCTcagaaatcgacatttttcaggtTTCAacgttaaattcgaattttgtaACCGCGCCAGGAGGTTCCGCAATTTTTGCGAATGCTCCTTCAAAGAATCAGCATAAATCACTACATCATCCATATACACAAAGAGCTCCACTCCCTGCAGACCAGACAAGACCAGGTCCATGCATCTCTGAAAAGTGGCCGGGGCATTCTTTAAGCCAAAGGGCATCCTATTAAATTCGAAATGGCCGCCAGGGACAGAGAACGCAGTTTTGGACTTGGATTGAGCATCCATGGGGATCTGATGGAACCCAGAAGCCAAATCAAGAACAGTGAAATATTTTGCAGCTCCAAGTTGGTCCAAAATTTCCGTGATGTTGGGTAGTGGGTAAGCGTCATTAATGGTTTTATCATTTAGCATACGATAGTCTATTACCATTCTCCAATGCGGGTTACCTTCTGAATCCGATTTTTTTGGGACTACCCAAATTGGCGAGTTATAGGGTGAAGCCAATGGACAAATAACACCATTTTTGAGTAAAGTATCtacttgtttttttatttcttctttatgaATGATGGGGAATCGATATTGTTTTGCGTTAATTGGAATTTCATCGGTTGTTATGATTCTATGTTTCAGGGCACTAGTGGAATTTAATTTATCGGAGGGGAGGTAAAATTGATTAGGAAATTGGTTCACTATCTCGAGTATGCTAGCTCGCTCTATTTCATTAAGACCATTTAGATCCAGTAGCTTTGCTATTTCAGTTAGTCTACAAGCGTCGGCCTTTGATTGGTCGGTATTAGATTTTTCCTTTCGAGACTTGCGCGGTACTGATTGGCTCTCTGCGAAAGCTTCTAATTCAACTGGGGGAATAGttacattaagggggtagacacgtcacgtgacctggccgtaTTACAGCAGGTCTTttgtgcacagaaatggtaatacccatAGACACGCGGCTGCctgtgcacgcgagagggagctgtttgctatttccatattttattttgaatgtggaaagaaattgtcagctgttgcgttgaacttgtacaaatttaaacagaaagtctgctggtactgcaaacgtagaaaattcattgtatatttacttgaaatgtgcttatgctagaaTATTTTACGatggcagtaaggaattataagtgaaaaggaaaaatacacgagggcatgtccccagaaaatgaagtttgttaggatagacattttttaattagcaaaatactgaaacagaacatgaaatacacatcctatgcagaaagcagttatgaacaaacatatataaaattgtgtttggCGTTGAATccaacgcgtgattattatgtggtccctcctcgaagtgacaggaaATATAACCTacgtatatgctatatgacaataaatgtttagcgGCTATTTCGTTCTATTACGCTACTTTTGTGAACTTTTCATCATCCTTTCGAAACATTATCATTACgccacaacagtatctttaggaaatcgggtaaagcatataggttatattttctgtcacttcaagGACAGAAACTATGCTCCACCAGCTGACAGAAAATCTGCTGCTGCACCTTTTCTCTAGCCCGATCGGCGTCATGGAAGGGCTACCTCTtccaccctgcatttgtggTAGTTGCAACGATATTCCTCAGCccagtgtacatatgtacaccctGGTTTGATctgcaaaaagaaataaatttaataaaaataatttttgtgtttATACCACTTGAATGTAAAAATTGATACTCACACTTACTGAAGAAACCCTTATTATTGTGTCCTATTTCTCATAAATATTTTCGTGGAATGGCACTGACCCTTTTCGATTCCAGTTAGTTGTCATAGAACCTgcagtaaaaatgtaaatgtatgtatGTTGTTTACTTATCTTTATGCTTGCGGAGAAGACAGCCTTCCTTTCCTCGCTTCATACAGCATGATTTTCAATGT
This portion of the Andrena cerasifolii isolate SP2316 chromosome 9, iyAndCera1_principal, whole genome shotgun sequence genome encodes:
- the LOC143372800 gene encoding GPN-loop GTPase 2; its protein translation is MSLIFGQLVIGPPGSGKTTYCHAMSKFLEKLGRKVAVINIDPANENMEYKPAIDVSELIKHEEAMLHYGLGPNGALVYCMEFLEANVQWLITRVLNLKDYYLIFDCPGQVELYTHHKSISAIAEKLGQNLVRLCSVHLVDSHHCSNAGKYLSSLILCTTTMLKLGLPHVNIMSKFDEMKRFSHCLAFNIDFYTEVLDLNYLLDKLDEDPFTSKYKKLNAAFVSLIEDYSLVCFIPLDISNQALLLQVKNAVDKANGYVFGGNEPQDVQTLLACAVGAVSESERMSTVDAYF